One Nicotiana sylvestris chromosome 12, ASM39365v2, whole genome shotgun sequence genomic window carries:
- the LOC104220497 gene encoding peroxidase 21-like — MATNNQQFSPSSRFIILLLALLFHIHYAKSDLQLNYYSQSCPRAEEIVKEQVIKLYHKHGNTAVSWIRNLFHDCMVKSCDASILLDTTKEQKSEKTSQRNFGMRNFKYIETIKEALENECPNTVSCADIVVLSARDGVVMLGGPHIEMKTGRRDSKGSYLTEVENFIPNHNDSMSLVLSRFQSVGVDTEGTVALLGAHTVGRVHCVNIVNRLYPTVDPTLDPNYANYLKGRCPSPNPVLKAVEYARNDRVTPMVLDNVYYKNILSNKGLLIVDQQLVSDPTTYPFVEKFANDNGYFHSQFAKALIILSENSPISGDKGEIRKVCRHVNK, encoded by the exons ATGGCCACCAATAATCAACAATTCTCTCCCTCCTCAAGATTCATCATTCTATTATTAGCGTTACTCTTCCACATTCATTATG CAAAAAGTGATCTCCAGTTAAATTACTATTCACAGAGTTGCCCAAGAGCTGAAGAAATCGTCAAAGAACAAGTCATCAAGTTGTACCACAAACATGGAAATACTGCAGTTTCTTGGATCAGAAATCTCTTCCATGATTGCATGGTTAAG TCATGCGATGCATCGATACTATTAGACACAACAAAGGAACAGAAATCAGAGAAGACATCACAGAGGAATTTTGGGATGAGAAATTTTAAGTATATAGAGACAATTAAAGAGGCCCTTGAGAATGAATGTCCAAACACAGTTTCTTGCGCTGATATTGTTGTTCTTTCTGCTAGAGATGGTGTTGTCATG TTAGGAGGGCCACACATTGAAATGAAAACTGGAAGAAGGGATAGCAAAGGCAGTTACTTAACAGAAGTTGAGAATTTCATTCCTAACCACAATGATTCCATGTCGTTAGTTCTTTCTCGTTTCCAGTCTGTTGGTGTTGACACTGAAGGAACAGTTGCTCTACTTG GGGCACATACAGTAGGACGAGTTCACTGTGTAAACATAGTAAACAGACTTTACCCAACAGTTGATCCAACCCTAGACCCCAACTATGCCAATTATCTCAAAGGGCGATGCCCCTCCCCGAACCCGGTTCTTAAAGCAGTGGAGTACGCCAGAAACGACCGTGTAACGCCAATGGTGTTGGACAACGTATACTACAAGAACATTTTGAGCAATAAAGGGCTGTTAATTGTGGATCAACAGTTGGTTTCTGATCCAACTACGTATCCTTTTGTGGAGAAATTTGCTAACGATAATGGATATTTTCATAGTCAGTTTGCTAAAGCTCTGATTATCTTGTCGGAAAATAGTCCAATTAGTGGTGATAAAGGGGAGATAAGAAAGGTCTGTCGCCATGTGAACAAGTGA
- the LOC138883721 gene encoding uncharacterized protein has translation MQRYLDKLQVTLHRFKEWTLDHVPREQNSEADALANLGSSVDEDDIVPGAVVQLSRSVVEKGHAEINSTSLTWDWRNKYIDYLKNGKLPADPKESRALQAKDARFALDEDGTLYKRTFDGSLAVCLGPRDTDYVLREIHEGTCGNHSGVESLVRKVIRAGYYWDSMEKDTKEFVRKCDKCQRFAPMIHQPGE, from the coding sequence atgcaacGGTACTTGGATAAGCTACAGGTAactttgcaccgcttcaaggagtggactctggatcatgtgcctcgagagcaaaatagcgaggccgatgcacttgccaaTCTGGGATCCTCGGTCGATGAAGATGACATCGTCCCGGGGGCTGTTGTCCAATTATCAAGGTCTGTGGTTGAAaagggtcatgccgagataaattcaaCAAGTCTAACGTGGGACTGGAGGAATAAGTATATTGACTATTTGAAGAATGGAAAACTCCCAGCGGACcccaaagaatcgagggccctacaAGCCAAAGATGCTAGGTTTGCATTGGATGAAGACGGAACATTGTATAAGAGAACATTCGATGGGTCATTGGCGGTATGTTTGGGGCCAAGGGACACCGATTATGTCCTTAGAGAAATccacgaaggcacttgtgggaatcACTCCGGCGTCGAGTCTTTGGTTCGCAAAGTTATCAGAGCAGGTTactactgggatagcatggaaaaggatactaaggaatttgtcagaaaatgtgataagtgtcaacgattcgcaccgatgatccatcagcctGGAGAATAA